A window from Streptomyces sp. NBC_00271 encodes these proteins:
- the pflB gene encoding formate C-acetyltransferase → MTATVTAGTRAPEAWRGFAGTRWRECVDVRDFIQANYTPYEGDGAFLTGPTDRTRTVWDEVSALFPEERRRGILDVDPATPSTITSHEPGYIDRERELIVGLQTDAPLKRAIMPNGGLRMVENSLKAYGYAPDPFVTRVFGTYRKTHNDGVFDAYTPEMRAARKAGIITGLPDAYGRGRIIGDYRRVALYGTARLTAAKRAERALQDAEPSTEHVIRDREELAEQIRALDELTRMAATYGCDVSRPATTAHEAVQWLYLGYLAAVKEQNGAAMSLGRTSTFLDVYLQRDLAEGILDETRAQELVDDFVIKLRIVRFLRTPEYDALFSGDPTWVTESLGGLGTDGRPLVTRTSFRFLQTLYNLGPAPEPNLTVLWSPRLPTGFKEFCAKVSIDTSAVQYESDELTRPRTGDDTAIACCVSAMAVGRQMQFFGARVNLAKALLYAINGGRDELTGEQIAPEAPALTGEYLEYEELSTAYDRMLDWLAATYVNTLDVIHYMHDKYAYERIEMALHDHPVHRFMACGIAGLSVAADSLSAVKHARVKVIRDDTGLAVDFETEGDWPAYGNNDDRVDTLAVGLVESFMAKVRRHPTYRDAEHTQSVLTITSNVVYGKHTGNTPDGRRAGQPFAPGANPMNGRDRHGVAASALSVAKLPYEQARDGISLTTTITPEGLGHAPGERVGNLVGILDAYTASGGFHMNVNVLDRTTLEDAMENPAKYPELTIRVSGYAVNFVRLTREQQLDVIGRTFHGSL, encoded by the coding sequence ATGACAGCCACAGTGACAGCCGGAACGCGCGCCCCCGAGGCATGGCGCGGCTTCGCCGGGACGCGATGGCGCGAGTGCGTCGACGTACGCGACTTCATCCAGGCCAACTACACGCCGTACGAGGGCGACGGGGCCTTCCTGACCGGCCCGACGGACCGCACCCGCACCGTGTGGGACGAGGTCAGCGCCCTCTTCCCGGAGGAACGGCGCCGGGGGATCCTCGATGTCGACCCGGCGACCCCCTCGACGATCACCTCGCACGAGCCCGGGTACATCGACCGCGAGCGGGAGCTGATCGTCGGCCTGCAGACCGACGCCCCGCTGAAGCGCGCGATCATGCCGAACGGCGGCCTGCGGATGGTCGAGAACAGCCTGAAGGCGTACGGCTACGCGCCCGACCCCTTCGTCACCCGCGTCTTCGGCACCTACCGCAAGACGCACAACGACGGTGTCTTCGACGCCTACACCCCCGAGATGCGCGCCGCCCGCAAGGCCGGGATCATCACCGGACTGCCCGACGCCTACGGCCGCGGCCGGATCATCGGCGACTACCGGCGCGTGGCGCTGTACGGCACCGCACGGCTGACCGCGGCCAAGCGCGCCGAACGGGCCCTGCAGGACGCCGAGCCCTCGACCGAGCACGTCATCCGCGATCGTGAGGAACTCGCCGAGCAGATCAGGGCGTTGGACGAACTGACGCGGATGGCGGCCACGTATGGCTGTGACGTCTCCCGCCCCGCCACCACAGCGCACGAGGCCGTGCAGTGGCTCTACCTCGGCTATCTCGCCGCCGTGAAGGAGCAGAACGGCGCCGCGATGTCGCTCGGCCGCACCTCCACCTTCCTGGACGTGTACCTGCAACGGGACCTGGCGGAGGGAATCCTCGACGAGACCCGCGCCCAGGAGCTGGTCGACGACTTCGTGATCAAGCTGCGGATCGTACGGTTCCTGCGCACCCCCGAGTACGACGCCCTGTTCTCCGGCGACCCGACCTGGGTGACGGAGTCCCTCGGCGGCCTCGGCACGGACGGTCGGCCGCTGGTCACCCGCACCTCCTTCCGCTTCCTGCAGACCCTGTACAACCTCGGCCCGGCCCCCGAGCCCAACCTGACCGTGCTCTGGTCGCCCCGGCTGCCCACGGGCTTCAAGGAGTTCTGCGCCAAGGTCTCCATCGACACCAGCGCCGTCCAGTACGAGTCCGACGAGCTGACGCGCCCGCGCACCGGGGACGACACCGCGATCGCCTGCTGTGTGTCGGCGATGGCGGTCGGCAGGCAGATGCAGTTCTTCGGGGCACGGGTCAACCTCGCCAAGGCCCTGCTGTACGCGATCAACGGTGGCCGGGACGAGCTGACCGGTGAGCAGATCGCCCCCGAGGCGCCCGCGCTGACCGGGGAGTACCTGGAGTACGAGGAGTTGTCGACGGCGTACGACCGCATGCTGGACTGGCTCGCCGCGACCTACGTCAACACGCTCGACGTCATCCACTACATGCACGACAAGTACGCCTACGAGCGCATCGAGATGGCACTGCACGACCATCCGGTGCACCGCTTCATGGCCTGCGGCATCGCGGGTCTGTCGGTCGCCGCAGACAGTCTGTCCGCCGTCAAGCACGCTCGCGTGAAGGTGATCAGGGACGACACCGGCCTGGCCGTCGACTTCGAGACCGAGGGCGACTGGCCGGCGTACGGGAACAACGACGACCGTGTCGACACCCTCGCGGTTGGCCTGGTCGAGTCCTTCATGGCGAAGGTGCGCAGGCACCCGACGTACCGGGACGCCGAGCACACCCAGTCCGTACTGACGATCACCTCGAACGTCGTCTACGGCAAGCACACCGGCAACACCCCCGACGGCCGGCGCGCCGGACAGCCCTTCGCACCCGGGGCCAACCCCATGAACGGGCGTGACCGGCACGGTGTGGCGGCCTCCGCGCTGTCGGTCGCCAAACTGCCCTACGAGCAGGCGCGCGACGGCATTTCCCTGACGACGACGATCACCCCGGAGGGGCTGGGGCACGCGCCCGGCGAGCGGGTCGGGAACCTGGTCGGCATTCTCGACGCGTACACGGCATCCGGCGGCTTCCACATGAACGTCAACGTCCTGGACCGGACCACGCTGGAAGACGCGATGGAAAACCCCGCGAAGTACCCGGAGTTGACCATCCGTGTCTCCGGCTACGCCGTCAACTTCGTCCGTCTGACCCGTGAGCAGCAGCTCGACGTGATCGGCCGCACCTTCCACGGATCGCTGTGA
- the pflA gene encoding pyruvate formate-lyase-activating protein, which translates to MATGRIHSWDLSTGVDGPGTRFVLFVSGCPLRCLYCANPDTWHMRDGKEAAVEAVMAEIEKYRAFVTTAGGGVTVTGGEPLLQPVFTAEILRRCKEAGLHTALDTSGFLGARATDELLADTDLVLLDIKSFDVPAYRQLTGGELAPTLNFATRLDRLGIPTWIRYVLVPGWTDAPEAVAGLARFVAGLGNVDRVDVLPFHKLGASKYEALGIPFPLRDTPVPEPGLTERVREQFRECGLAAY; encoded by the coding sequence ATGGCGACCGGCCGGATCCACTCCTGGGACCTGTCCACCGGCGTGGACGGCCCCGGGACCCGGTTCGTCCTTTTCGTCAGCGGCTGCCCGCTCCGCTGCCTCTACTGCGCCAACCCCGACACCTGGCACATGAGGGACGGGAAGGAGGCCGCGGTCGAGGCGGTGATGGCCGAGATCGAGAAATACCGGGCCTTCGTCACCACGGCCGGCGGAGGGGTGACGGTCACGGGTGGTGAACCCCTGCTCCAGCCCGTGTTCACAGCCGAAATCCTGCGCCGCTGCAAGGAGGCCGGCCTGCACACCGCCCTCGACACCTCCGGGTTCCTCGGAGCTCGGGCCACCGACGAACTCCTCGCCGACACCGACCTCGTGCTCCTGGACATCAAGTCCTTCGACGTCCCTGCCTACCGGCAACTGACCGGCGGAGAACTGGCGCCCACGCTCAACTTCGCCACCCGCCTGGACCGCCTCGGCATCCCCACCTGGATCCGCTACGTCCTCGTCCCCGGCTGGACGGACGCCCCGGAGGCCGTCGCCGGCCTCGCCCGCTTCGTCGCGGGCCTCGGCAACGTCGACCGGGTGGACGTCCTGCCCTTCCACAAGCTGGGCGCCTCGAAGTACGAGGCCCTGGGGATCCCCTTCCCGCTGCGCGACACCCCGGTTCCCGAACCGGGGCTGACCGAGCGCGTGCGAGAGCAGTTCAGGGAGTGCGGGCTCGCCGCGTACTGA
- a CDS encoding cysteine hydrolase family protein, translated as MNRALIVIDVQESFRARPLWEQIANPKIAEPVNRLVRLARANGDLVVWVLHTEPGSGGVFDPAQGHVRLLDELEQPQSGEPVLHKTSHNAFTTTHLQQLLTEAGVRELTVCGIRTEQCVETTTRVGSDLGYRMVFVTDATTTNPIGDLSADAIIERTEAVLRDRFARISTVAEREAELGASEA; from the coding sequence ATGAACCGAGCCCTGATCGTGATCGATGTCCAGGAATCCTTCCGAGCCCGCCCGCTGTGGGAACAGATCGCCAACCCGAAGATCGCGGAACCGGTCAACCGTCTGGTGCGACTCGCCCGCGCCAACGGCGATCTGGTCGTCTGGGTCCTCCACACGGAGCCCGGCAGCGGCGGCGTCTTCGACCCGGCCCAGGGGCACGTCCGCCTGCTGGACGAACTGGAGCAGCCGCAGTCCGGTGAGCCGGTCCTGCACAAGACCTCCCACAACGCCTTCACCACCACCCATCTGCAACAACTGCTCACCGAGGCCGGCGTGCGCGAGCTGACGGTCTGCGGCATCCGTACCGAGCAGTGCGTGGAAACCACCACCCGGGTGGGAAGCGACCTCGGATACCGGATGGTCTTCGTCACCGACGCCACCACCACCAATCCGATCGGCGACCTGAGCGCCGACGCGATCATCGAGCGCACGGAGGCGGTCCTGCGCGACCGGTTCGCCCGGATCTCCACGGTGGCCGAACGGGAGGCGGAGCTGGGAGCATCCGAGGCGTGA
- a CDS encoding GlxA family transcriptional regulator yields the protein MSHVVFVLVPGVHLLDLAGPAQVFSMAGDFGQPYRLSYVADQEEVRSAQGLPLAAQTQWPELSADDLVVVPGWRASTLRGGPELSRSVLERLRAHHTAGGAVASVCAGAEALGRAGLLDGRRCTTHHHLQDELAARHPRAIVVRDVLFTADDRVVTSAGIASGIDLALHLLAVRHGPALAAQVARDMVVYARRNGHEPQASAMLRHRSHLDDAVHRAQDLIDARFAEPLPLAYVAASVGVSERTLTRMFHRATGGLTPLRYQQTLRVERAEHLIGHGTTVEAAAREVGFQDVRMLRRLRSRAPSETAG from the coding sequence GTGAGCCATGTCGTCTTCGTCCTCGTACCCGGCGTCCACCTGCTCGACCTCGCCGGACCGGCCCAGGTCTTCAGCATGGCGGGGGACTTCGGACAGCCCTACCGGCTGAGCTACGTCGCCGACCAGGAAGAGGTGCGCAGCGCCCAGGGCCTGCCGCTGGCCGCCCAGACCCAGTGGCCGGAGCTGAGCGCCGACGACCTGGTGGTGGTGCCGGGGTGGAGGGCGTCCACACTGCGCGGCGGCCCCGAGCTGAGCCGGTCCGTGCTGGAGCGGCTGCGCGCCCACCACACCGCCGGGGGCGCTGTCGCCAGCGTGTGTGCCGGGGCCGAGGCCCTCGGCCGCGCCGGGCTGCTGGACGGGCGCAGGTGCACCACGCACCACCACCTCCAGGACGAGCTGGCGGCCCGCCACCCCCGGGCGATCGTGGTGCGGGATGTGCTGTTCACCGCCGACGACCGGGTGGTGACGTCGGCCGGCATCGCCAGCGGCATCGACCTGGCGCTGCACCTGCTGGCCGTCCGCCACGGTCCCGCACTCGCCGCCCAGGTGGCGCGGGACATGGTCGTCTACGCCCGCCGCAACGGCCACGAGCCGCAGGCCAGCGCCATGCTCCGGCACCGGTCCCACCTCGACGACGCCGTCCATCGCGCTCAGGACCTCATCGACGCACGATTCGCCGAACCACTGCCGCTGGCCTACGTGGCCGCCAGCGTCGGCGTCAGCGAACGCACGCTGACCCGGATGTTTCACCGTGCCACAGGCGGCCTGACGCCGCTGCGCTACCAGCAGACCCTGAGGGTGGAACGCGCGGAGCACCTGATCGGCCACGGCACAACGGTGGAAGCCGCGGCCCGCGAGGTGGGCTTCCAGGACGTTCGGATGCTCCGCCGGCTGCGTTCCCGAGCGCCCTCCGAGACGGCGGGGTGA
- a CDS encoding RNA-guided endonuclease InsQ/TnpB family protein, producing the protein MTTHVKRAFRYRFYPTDAQAAELSRTFGCVRKVYNLALAARTEAWVTRQERVSYNQTSAMLTAWKKTEELAYLNEVSSVPLQQTLRHLQAAFSHFFGKRAKYPRFKSRKKSRRSAEYTTSAFRFRDGELRLAKMSEPLRIVWSRSLPEGVSPSTVTVSQDAAGRWSVSLLCDDPGVKPLPENGNAVGIDAGLEHLLTLSTGEKIANPRHERRDRAALAKAQRRLAKKEKGSANRARARLKVAKIHARIADRRRDTLHKLTTRLVRENQTIVIEDLTVRNMVKNHRLARAISDAAWSEFRSMLEYKAQWSGREVIAVDRWFPSSRLCSACNTLQDTMPLHVRTWTCDCGMTHDRDVNAAHNLLAAGLAVTVCGAGVRPQRSTPDRQSATKQKP; encoded by the coding sequence GTGACCACTCACGTGAAGCGGGCCTTCAGGTACCGCTTCTATCCGACGGATGCGCAGGCGGCGGAGCTGTCGCGCACGTTCGGGTGCGTGCGGAAGGTCTACAACCTGGCACTCGCCGCGCGGACGGAGGCGTGGGTGACCCGTCAGGAGCGGGTCAGCTACAACCAGACGTCGGCGATGCTGACGGCGTGGAAGAAGACCGAGGAGCTGGCTTACCTGAACGAGGTGTCCTCGGTCCCCCTCCAGCAGACGCTGCGGCATTTGCAGGCAGCGTTCTCCCATTTCTTCGGCAAGCGGGCGAAGTACCCGCGGTTCAAGTCGCGGAAGAAGTCGCGCAGGAGTGCGGAGTACACCACCAGCGCATTTCGCTTCCGCGACGGTGAGCTGCGGCTCGCGAAGATGAGCGAGCCTCTGCGCATCGTGTGGTCCAGGTCGCTCCCCGAGGGGGTGAGCCCGTCCACGGTGACCGTGTCCCAGGATGCGGCGGGGCGCTGGTCCGTCTCCCTGCTGTGCGACGACCCCGGCGTCAAGCCGCTCCCTGAGAACGGGAATGCGGTAGGCATCGACGCCGGGCTGGAGCATCTTCTGACCCTCTCGACCGGGGAGAAGATCGCCAACCCCCGGCACGAGCGCCGTGACCGTGCCGCTCTGGCCAAGGCGCAGCGTCGTCTGGCGAAGAAGGAGAAGGGGTCGGCGAACCGGGCCAGGGCCCGGCTGAAGGTCGCGAAGATCCATGCCCGGATCGCTGACCGGCGCCGCGACACGCTGCACAAGCTGACCACTCGGCTCGTTCGTGAAAATCAAACGATCGTGATCGAGGACCTGACCGTGCGCAACATGGTCAAAAACCACCGGCTCGCCCGCGCCATCAGTGACGCGGCATGGAGTGAGTTCCGGAGCATGCTGGAGTACAAGGCCCAGTGGTCCGGGCGCGAAGTGATCGCGGTGGACCGGTGGTTCCCCTCCTCCAGGCTGTGCTCCGCCTGCAACACCCTGCAGGACACGATGCCGCTGCACGTGCGCACCTGGACGTGCGACTGCGGTATGACCCATGACCGCGACGTGAACGCGGCGCACAACCTTTTGGCCGCCGGGCTGGCGGTGACAGTCTGTGGAGCTGGTGTAAGACCTCAACGGAGTACTCCGGACAGGCAGTCGGCAACGAAGCAGAAACCCTGA
- a CDS encoding Ada metal-binding domain-containing protein, with translation MTPAAAHRAYTLLGPDGQLCRSGTPGTLGGHRRGRLDGRLDCPSALRAIARGHYAEHRVFFPDEATAIAAGYRPCAVCLPGAYARWKTTRESSSASP, from the coding sequence ATGACGCCCGCCGCCGCGCACCGTGCGTACACACTGCTCGGCCCGGACGGACAGCTCTGCCGGAGCGGCACGCCCGGCACACTCGGCGGACACCGGCGCGGGCGCCTCGACGGGCGCCTCGACTGTCCTTCCGCCCTCCGGGCCATCGCCCGCGGCCACTATGCCGAGCACCGCGTGTTCTTTCCGGACGAGGCCACCGCGATCGCGGCCGGATACCGGCCCTGCGCGGTCTGCCTGCCCGGCGCGTACGCCCGCTGGAAAACGACCCGGGAAAGCAGCAGCGCCTCGCCATGA
- a CDS encoding TetR family transcriptional regulator: protein MPQHQPPARPRDSEASKARLLKAATDEFAARGIAGARVDRIGAAAEVNKALIYTYFGNKEQLFDAVMDAHVARILDEVPFTPEDLPGYAGRLFDFLLANPHQLRLATWHRLERSGTDHEPQGLGTSMRQKTAAITQAQTDGLLTTTFTPEDLLVFTLALANAWMPTSPMATNDQAAEQTRQHRDAVVEAVRRLVAGTPTTQAS, encoded by the coding sequence ATGCCCCAGCACCAGCCCCCGGCCCGCCCCCGGGACTCCGAGGCCTCCAAGGCCCGCCTGCTCAAAGCCGCGACGGACGAGTTCGCGGCCCGCGGTATCGCCGGTGCCCGAGTGGATCGCATAGGCGCCGCGGCAGAGGTGAACAAAGCCCTCATCTACACGTACTTCGGCAACAAGGAGCAGTTGTTCGACGCCGTCATGGACGCACATGTCGCCCGCATCCTCGACGAGGTCCCCTTCACGCCCGAGGACCTGCCCGGCTACGCGGGCCGCCTGTTCGACTTCCTCCTCGCCAACCCGCACCAGCTCCGGCTGGCCACCTGGCACCGCCTCGAACGCTCGGGCACCGACCACGAGCCGCAAGGGCTGGGAACCTCCATGCGGCAGAAGACCGCCGCGATCACCCAGGCGCAGACCGACGGCCTGCTGACCACGACCTTCACCCCTGAAGACCTGCTCGTCTTCACCCTCGCCCTCGCCAACGCATGGATGCCCACCAGCCCCATGGCCACCAACGACCAGGCTGCCGAGCAGACCCGACAGCACCGCGACGCGGTCGTCGAGGCCGTCCGACGCCTCGTCGCGGGAACCCCGACAACCCAGGCTTCTTAG
- a CDS encoding oxidoreductase yields MTKTWLITGSSRGFGRALARHVLDHGHRVVATARRPEQLKDLVERHGDRVRAVALDVTDPAAARAAVQLALDAFGRLDVVANNAGYANSAAIEDMPDEDFRAQIETNLFGVVNVTKAALPVLRRQGSGHFLQFSSIGGRVGGSPGLSAYQTAKFAVEGFSEVLNAEVGPLGIKVTIIEPGGFRTDWGGSSMTALPVSPAYEETVGAMNRYREQTAATWPGDPARAAKIITDLVGLDEPPLRLLLGAGAVEMAAGASRSRAAEAERWADISRSADFPAGE; encoded by the coding sequence ATGACCAAGACCTGGCTCATCACCGGCAGCTCCCGCGGCTTCGGCAGGGCACTCGCCCGCCACGTCCTCGACCACGGCCACCGCGTCGTGGCCACTGCCCGCCGCCCCGAACAGCTCAAGGACCTCGTCGAGCGCCACGGCGACCGGGTCCGCGCCGTCGCCCTCGACGTCACCGACCCGGCAGCCGCCCGCGCCGCCGTACAACTGGCCCTGGACGCCTTCGGCAGGCTCGACGTCGTCGCGAACAACGCCGGGTACGCCAACAGCGCCGCCATCGAGGACATGCCGGACGAGGACTTCCGGGCCCAGATCGAGACGAACCTGTTCGGCGTCGTCAACGTCACCAAGGCTGCCCTGCCCGTACTCCGCCGCCAGGGTTCCGGCCACTTCCTCCAGTTCTCCTCCATCGGCGGACGCGTGGGCGGATCACCGGGCCTGAGCGCTTATCAGACCGCGAAGTTCGCCGTCGAAGGCTTCTCCGAAGTCCTCAACGCCGAGGTCGGGCCCCTCGGTATCAAGGTCACCATCATCGAGCCCGGTGGCTTCCGTACCGACTGGGGCGGCTCGTCCATGACCGCCCTGCCCGTAAGTCCCGCCTACGAAGAGACCGTTGGCGCGATGAACCGCTACCGCGAACAGACCGCAGCCACCTGGCCCGGAGACCCGGCCCGGGCAGCCAAGATCATCACCGACCTCGTCGGGCTCGACGAGCCGCCGCTGCGCCTGCTGCTCGGCGCCGGAGCCGTCGAGATGGCGGCCGGTGCCTCCCGTAGCCGTGCCGCCGAAGCCGAGCGGTGGGCCGACATCAGCCGCTCGGCGGACTTCCCCGCGGGCGAATGA
- a CDS encoding helix-turn-helix domain-containing protein codes for MDAELEQIIDGIGPRLRTLRRDRGLTLEALAATTGMSVSTLSRLESGKRRPTLDLLIPLARTHRVALDQLVAAPATGDPRVHLKPLRKGHGSVLVPLTQYPGRVQVFKQVLAPREPVLVTHDGYEWLYVLAGELRLILGAQDCTLHPGEVAEFDTREPHWFGPANTSAVEILHLFGPRGDQAVVRAKPSPSDSDRATPTTPPSMS; via the coding sequence ATGGACGCGGAGCTGGAACAGATCATCGACGGCATCGGCCCCCGGCTGCGCACGCTGCGCCGGGACCGCGGGCTCACGCTGGAGGCGCTCGCGGCGACGACCGGAATGTCGGTGAGCACGCTGTCGCGTCTCGAGTCGGGCAAGCGGCGCCCGACTCTGGACTTGCTCATCCCGCTCGCGCGTACGCACCGCGTCGCACTCGACCAGCTGGTGGCCGCGCCGGCCACCGGTGATCCTCGGGTGCATCTCAAGCCCTTGCGCAAGGGTCACGGCAGCGTCCTTGTGCCTCTGACGCAGTACCCGGGTCGGGTGCAGGTGTTCAAGCAGGTACTGGCTCCCCGCGAGCCGGTGTTGGTGACCCATGACGGTTACGAATGGCTCTACGTCCTCGCGGGCGAACTGCGCCTCATCCTCGGAGCGCAGGACTGCACACTCCACCCGGGCGAAGTGGCCGAGTTCGACACCAGAGAACCGCACTGGTTCGGTCCTGCGAACACCAGCGCCGTCGAAATCCTGCATCTGTTCGGACCGCGAGGCGATCAAGCCGTGGTCCGCGCGAAGCCCTCCCCGTCCGACTCCGACCGGGCGACCCCCACCACCCCGCCGTCAATGTCGTGA
- a CDS encoding MFS transporter: MTATTHPIQPLDPIRPALSARRRWTVLAVCCLSMFLVGLDTTIVNVGLPAIGHGLGIGTRSLEWTVDAYTLVLASLLISSGALADRFGRRRVFQVGLVVFGAASLVCAIAPSVGVLIAARAVQGIGASMLSPVALAIVVNAMPDPRERAQAIGVWASVFGLSMAAGPVTGGALIAGFGWRSVFWINTPVIVAALVLSALFVPESRAPRAQRLDLPGQALLTVVIGVSVGVLIEGPRIGWASLPALVAYAIAAVAAVGFVSVESRRSEPLMDLRLYRHPVFSSAVLGAVAVFVALNVTLLLNTLYLQHARGWTPLAAGVATLPMAVGATVCAPLSGRLVGRTGPRLPLVLAGGFITVGGLCLVGLGQYTSVLLLLSAYLLIGVGFGFANAPITNTAVSGLPSTRAGVAGAITSTARQLGSALGIAIAGGLVAGTAPAGLARASRPGWILVATCGLFLLLVAHAARPKKDTSRPTSPRSR; this comes from the coding sequence GTGACCGCGACCACCCATCCCATTCAGCCACTTGACCCGATTCGGCCCGCTCTGAGCGCACGCAGACGCTGGACGGTCCTGGCCGTCTGCTGTCTGAGCATGTTCCTGGTGGGCCTGGACACCACCATCGTCAATGTCGGACTGCCGGCGATCGGGCACGGTCTAGGCATCGGGACCCGCAGCCTCGAATGGACCGTGGACGCGTACACGCTCGTCCTGGCCAGTCTCCTGATCTCCTCCGGCGCGCTGGCGGACCGGTTCGGACGCCGACGGGTGTTCCAGGTCGGCCTCGTTGTGTTCGGTGCGGCCTCGCTGGTCTGCGCGATCGCCCCTTCGGTGGGCGTGCTGATCGCGGCCCGCGCCGTCCAGGGAATCGGCGCCTCGATGCTCAGCCCCGTGGCTCTCGCGATCGTGGTCAACGCGATGCCCGACCCGAGGGAGCGGGCACAGGCGATCGGTGTCTGGGCGTCGGTCTTCGGGCTCAGCATGGCCGCCGGCCCGGTCACGGGCGGCGCCCTCATCGCGGGTTTCGGCTGGCGGTCGGTGTTCTGGATCAACACGCCGGTCATCGTGGCCGCCCTCGTGCTCAGCGCACTGTTCGTGCCGGAGTCCCGGGCACCGCGGGCACAGCGGCTCGACCTCCCGGGGCAGGCCCTGCTGACGGTGGTCATCGGCGTCTCGGTCGGCGTCCTCATCGAAGGACCGCGCATCGGTTGGGCGTCGCTTCCGGCGCTGGTCGCGTACGCGATCGCTGCCGTGGCGGCAGTCGGATTCGTGTCGGTCGAATCTCGCAGGAGCGAGCCGCTGATGGATCTACGGCTGTACCGGCATCCGGTCTTCAGCAGTGCCGTGCTGGGCGCGGTGGCGGTCTTCGTCGCCCTGAACGTGACGCTCCTGCTCAACACCCTCTACCTGCAACACGCCCGAGGATGGACACCACTGGCGGCCGGGGTGGCGACCTTGCCCATGGCTGTCGGAGCGACCGTCTGCGCACCCCTGTCCGGCCGCCTGGTCGGTCGTACCGGACCGCGGTTGCCGCTTGTCCTGGCCGGCGGTTTCATCACGGTGGGCGGACTCTGCCTGGTCGGGCTCGGCCAGTACACGAGCGTGCTCCTGCTCCTGTCGGCCTACTTGCTCATCGGCGTCGGGTTCGGCTTCGCCAACGCGCCGATCACCAACACCGCGGTGAGTGGCCTGCCTTCCACCCGTGCCGGCGTGGCCGGAGCGATCACGTCCACCGCACGTCAGCTCGGCTCCGCGCTCGGCATAGCCATCGCAGGCGGCCTGGTCGCGGGCACCGCTCCGGCGGGACTCGCACGCGCGTCCCGCCCGGGCTGGATCCTGGTCGCCACCTGCGGACTGTTCCTGCTCCTCGTGGCCCACGCGGCGCGGCCGAAGAAGGACACGAGCCGCCCCACCTCCCCGCGATCACGGTGA
- a CDS encoding cold-shock protein — MAAGTVKWFNAEKGFGFIEQDGGGADVFAHYSNIAAQGFRELSEGQKVTFDIAQGQKGPTAENIVPA; from the coding sequence ATGGCTGCCGGTACCGTGAAGTGGTTCAACGCGGAAAAGGGCTTCGGCTTCATCGAGCAGGACGGCGGCGGCGCGGACGTCTTCGCCCACTACTCGAACATCGCCGCCCAGGGCTTCCGCGAGCTGTCAGAGGGCCAGAAGGTGACCTTCGACATCGCGCAGGGTCAGAAGGGCCCGACGGCTGAGAACATCGTTCCCGCCTGA